One stretch of Ipomoea triloba cultivar NCNSP0323 chromosome 8, ASM357664v1 DNA includes these proteins:
- the LOC116027111 gene encoding protein CHLORORESPIRATORY REDUCTION 7, chloroplastic, which translates to MLGILNETIKAGLLCHNPQNKFIGKERATLHPPPPLLGQSVSFMQFHIRNATMICGVRRRRRADIRTDTYVLMEPGKDEEFVSEEELRERLKGWLQNWPANALPADLARFENIDDAVEYLVKCVCELEIDGEAGSLQWFEVRLQQQDNMGD; encoded by the exons atgctGGGAATTTTGAATGAGACCATAAAAGCCGGATTGCTGTGCCATAATCCACAGAACAAGTTCATTG gaAAAGAGAGAGCAACATTGCATCCTCCACCACCATTACTTGGGCAAAGTGTGTCGTTTATGCAATTCCACATCCGAAATGCAACTATG ATTTGTGGGGtgagaaggagaagaagggcAGACATAAGGACAGACACCTATGTGCTAATGGAACCTGGGAAGGATGAGGAGTTCGTATCGGAGGAAGAACTAAGAGAGAGGCTGAAAGGGTGGCTTCAAAATTGGCCGGCGAATGCCCTGCCGGCGGACCTAGCGCGGTTCGAAAACATCGACGACGCGGTGGAGTATTTGGTGAAGTGCGTTTGTGAACTTGAAATCGATGGAGAAGCCGGTTCGCTTCAGTGGTTCGAAGTTCGTCTACAACAGCAAGACAACATGGGCGATTGA
- the LOC116027436 gene encoding probable pre-mRNA-splicing factor ATP-dependent RNA helicase DEAH4 isoform X2, producing the protein MAHLPILQFEEKIMETVEKNPVVVVIGETGSGKSTQLSQMLHKRGYTKTGMVAVTQPRRVAAVTVSRRVAEELGVQLGEEVGYAIRFEDRTSEKTNIKYLTDGVLLRESLSNPELNQYSVIILDEAHERSLNTDILLGLMKRLIKLRSSNLKVLITSATLDGEKVSRFFFDCPVLNVPGKLFPVEIRHSSEKPKNYVEACLKTAIDIHVQEPEGDVLIFMTGQDDIEKLVLKLEEKIQGLEEGSCMDAIVLPLHGSLPPEMQVSVFNRPPPSCRRFIVATNIAETSLTVDGVVYVVDSGYVKQRQYNPSSGMYSLDVVQISKVQANQRAGRAGRTRPGKCYRLYPSMIYHDDFLDATVPEIQRSSLAGAVLYLKSLDLPDMDILNFDFLDPPSVESLEDALRQLYLIDAIDENGSITSLGRTMAELPLEPSLSRTLIEANDLGCLSQALTVVAMLSAETTLLPGARNNTEKKKRKHTPSNLPDGSGWGDHIQLLQIYELWDQTDYSIDWCKENNLQVRGMMFVQNVRGQLTQIMQKMAKESLDVQTSRRHKKSQQDYKILRKALCTGYANQLAERMIRHNGYRTLGFKSQLVQVHPSSVLKADEDGMLPNYVVYHELISTTRPFMRNVCAVEMQWVVPILGRLEKLNIKKLSGGSDQPEERIQEENSNLEKKVAAHSEPPEERDSRIQAARARFLARKAQK; encoded by the exons ATGGCGCACTTACCGATCCTTCAATTCGAAGAGAAAATCATGGAGACGGTTGAGAAAAATCCGGTTGTGGTGGTTATTGGGGAGACCGGGTCAGGAAAGAGCACTCAGCTATCGCAGATGCTTCACAAAAGGGGATACACCAAAACCGGAATGGTCGCCGTTACTCAGCCTCGACGAGTCGCCGCTGTTACCGTCTCCAG ACGGGTTGCAGAAGAGCTTGGTGTTCAGCTTGGCGAGGAAGTTGGCTATGCCATTCGATTTGAAGATAGGACCTCTGAGAAGACCAATATCaa ATACCTTACAGATGGGGTTCTTTTACGTGAAAGCCTATCAAATCCAGAGCTAAATCAGTATTCAGTCATTATTCTGGATGAAGCTCATGAAAGAAGTTTGAACAC GGATATACTGCTAGGCTTGATGAAAAGATTGATTAAATTGCGCAGCTCTAACTTGAAAGTATTGATTACATCGGCTACTCTGGATGGTGAGAAAGTATCCAGATTCTTCTTTGACTGTCCAGTGCTCAATGTACCAGGAAAACTATTTCCCGTTGAAATACGACACAGCTCTGAGAAACCCAAAAATTATGTTGAGGCTTGTCTTAAGACAGCTATCG ATATACATGTACAGGAACCAGAAGGTGATGTCTTAATATTTATGACTGGACAG GATGACATTGAGAAGTTGGTATTGAAGTTGGAGGAAAAAATTCAAGGTCTTGAAGAAGGCTCTTGTATGGATGCTATAGTGCTTCCCCTACATGGATCATTACCACCTGAAATGCAG GTTAGTGTTTTCAACCGTCCGCCTCCAAGCTGTCGGCGATTTATTGTTGCTACAAATATTGCTGAAACTTCTTTGACTGTTGATGGTGTTGT TTATGTTGTTGATTCTGGGTATGTGAAGCAACGACAGTACAACCCATCAAGTGGCATGTATTCTCTAGATGTTGTTCAAATTAGCAA GGTGCAAGCCAACCAGCGTGCAGGACGAGCTGGAAGAACACGACCTGGAAAGTGCTACCGCTTATATCCTTCTATGATTTACCACGATGATTTTTTGGATGCTACAGTCCCTGAAATACAGAGGTCTTCCCTTGCGGGAGCTGTTTTGTATTTGAAGTCATTAGATCTCCCTGATATGGATATTCTAAATTTTGATTTCCTTGACCCTCCATCAG TTGAGTCTTTAGAAGATGCCCTGAGGCAGTTATATCTGATTGATGCTATTGATGAAAATGGTTCTATTACTTCCCTTGGACGAACCATGGCTG AGCTTCCGCTAGAACCTTCTCTTTCCAGGACCTTAATAGAGGCTAATGATTTGGGTTGCTTATCTCAAGCATTGACAGTTGTTGCTATGCTATCTGCTGAAACAACTTTGCTTCCTGGTGCTAG GAACAACactgagaagaagaagaggaaacaCACTCCTTCAAACCTTCCTGATGGATCTGGCTGGGGTGATCATATCCAACTACTTCAGATATATGAGCTTTGGGATCAAACAGATTATAGCATAGACTGGTGTAAAGAAAACAACTTGCAG GTACGAGGAATGATGTTTGTGCAAAACGTAAGGGGACAGTTAACTCAAATAATGCAGAAAATGGCCAAAG AGTCTTTGGATGTCCAAACAAGCAGAAGACACAAAAAAAGCCAACAAGACTACAAAATTTTGCGGAAAGCTTTGTGTACAGGCTACGCTAATCAGCTTGCAGAGCGGATGATTCGTCATAATGGTTATCGAACTCTTGGTTTCAAGTCTCAGCTGGTTCAG GTCCATCCATCATCAGTACTAAAAGCAGATGAGGATGGAATGCTCCCAAATTATGTGGTATATCACGAGCTAATATCTACTACACGTCCGTTTATGCGTAATGTGTGTGCAGTTGAGATGCAATGGGTTGTGCCTATCTTGGGTAGGCTTGagaaactaaatataaaaaaactcag TGGTGGATCTGACCAGCCTGAAGAGAGAATCCAAGAAGAAAACTCAAATTTGGAGAAGAAAGTTGCTGCTCATTCTGAGCCTCCTGAAGAGCGTGATAGCAGGATTCAAGCTGCCAGGGCACGTTTTCTAGCTCGCAAAGCTCAGAAATAG
- the LOC116027436 gene encoding probable pre-mRNA-splicing factor ATP-dependent RNA helicase DEAH4 isoform X1 — protein sequence MAHLPILQFEEKIMETVEKNPVVVVIGETGSGKSTQLSQMLHKRGYTKTGMVAVTQPRRVAAVTVSRRVAEELGVQLGEEVGYAIRFEDRTSEKTNIKYLTDGVLLRESLSNPELNQYSVIILDEAHERSLNTDILLGLMKRLIKLRSSNLKVLITSATLDGEKVSRFFFDCPVLNVPGKLFPVEIRHSSEKPKNYVEACLKTAIDIHVQEPEGDVLIFMTGQDDIEKLVLKLEEKIQGLEEGSCMDAIVLPLHGSLPPEMQVSVFNRPPPSCRRFIVATNIAETSLTVDGVVYVVDSGYVKQRQYNPSSGMYSLDVVQISKVQANQRAGRAGRTRPGKCYRLYPSMIYHDDFLDATVPEIQRSSLAGAVLYLKSLDLPDMDILNFDFLDPPSVESLEDALRQLYLIDAIDENGSITSLGRTMAELPLEPSLSRTLIEANDLGCLSQALTVVAMLSAETTLLPGARNNTEKKKRKHTPSNLPDGSGWGDHIQLLQIYELWDQTDYSIDWCKENNLQVRGMMFVQNVRGQLTQIMQKMAKESLDVQTSRRHKKSQQDYKILRKALCTGYANQLAERMIRHNGYRTLGFKSQLVQVHPSSVLKADEDGMLPNYVVYHELISTTRPFMRNVCAVEMQWVVPILGRLEKLNIKKLSSGGSDQPEERIQEENSNLEKKVAAHSEPPEERDSRIQAARARFLARKAQK from the exons ATGGCGCACTTACCGATCCTTCAATTCGAAGAGAAAATCATGGAGACGGTTGAGAAAAATCCGGTTGTGGTGGTTATTGGGGAGACCGGGTCAGGAAAGAGCACTCAGCTATCGCAGATGCTTCACAAAAGGGGATACACCAAAACCGGAATGGTCGCCGTTACTCAGCCTCGACGAGTCGCCGCTGTTACCGTCTCCAG ACGGGTTGCAGAAGAGCTTGGTGTTCAGCTTGGCGAGGAAGTTGGCTATGCCATTCGATTTGAAGATAGGACCTCTGAGAAGACCAATATCaa ATACCTTACAGATGGGGTTCTTTTACGTGAAAGCCTATCAAATCCAGAGCTAAATCAGTATTCAGTCATTATTCTGGATGAAGCTCATGAAAGAAGTTTGAACAC GGATATACTGCTAGGCTTGATGAAAAGATTGATTAAATTGCGCAGCTCTAACTTGAAAGTATTGATTACATCGGCTACTCTGGATGGTGAGAAAGTATCCAGATTCTTCTTTGACTGTCCAGTGCTCAATGTACCAGGAAAACTATTTCCCGTTGAAATACGACACAGCTCTGAGAAACCCAAAAATTATGTTGAGGCTTGTCTTAAGACAGCTATCG ATATACATGTACAGGAACCAGAAGGTGATGTCTTAATATTTATGACTGGACAG GATGACATTGAGAAGTTGGTATTGAAGTTGGAGGAAAAAATTCAAGGTCTTGAAGAAGGCTCTTGTATGGATGCTATAGTGCTTCCCCTACATGGATCATTACCACCTGAAATGCAG GTTAGTGTTTTCAACCGTCCGCCTCCAAGCTGTCGGCGATTTATTGTTGCTACAAATATTGCTGAAACTTCTTTGACTGTTGATGGTGTTGT TTATGTTGTTGATTCTGGGTATGTGAAGCAACGACAGTACAACCCATCAAGTGGCATGTATTCTCTAGATGTTGTTCAAATTAGCAA GGTGCAAGCCAACCAGCGTGCAGGACGAGCTGGAAGAACACGACCTGGAAAGTGCTACCGCTTATATCCTTCTATGATTTACCACGATGATTTTTTGGATGCTACAGTCCCTGAAATACAGAGGTCTTCCCTTGCGGGAGCTGTTTTGTATTTGAAGTCATTAGATCTCCCTGATATGGATATTCTAAATTTTGATTTCCTTGACCCTCCATCAG TTGAGTCTTTAGAAGATGCCCTGAGGCAGTTATATCTGATTGATGCTATTGATGAAAATGGTTCTATTACTTCCCTTGGACGAACCATGGCTG AGCTTCCGCTAGAACCTTCTCTTTCCAGGACCTTAATAGAGGCTAATGATTTGGGTTGCTTATCTCAAGCATTGACAGTTGTTGCTATGCTATCTGCTGAAACAACTTTGCTTCCTGGTGCTAG GAACAACactgagaagaagaagaggaaacaCACTCCTTCAAACCTTCCTGATGGATCTGGCTGGGGTGATCATATCCAACTACTTCAGATATATGAGCTTTGGGATCAAACAGATTATAGCATAGACTGGTGTAAAGAAAACAACTTGCAG GTACGAGGAATGATGTTTGTGCAAAACGTAAGGGGACAGTTAACTCAAATAATGCAGAAAATGGCCAAAG AGTCTTTGGATGTCCAAACAAGCAGAAGACACAAAAAAAGCCAACAAGACTACAAAATTTTGCGGAAAGCTTTGTGTACAGGCTACGCTAATCAGCTTGCAGAGCGGATGATTCGTCATAATGGTTATCGAACTCTTGGTTTCAAGTCTCAGCTGGTTCAG GTCCATCCATCATCAGTACTAAAAGCAGATGAGGATGGAATGCTCCCAAATTATGTGGTATATCACGAGCTAATATCTACTACACGTCCGTTTATGCGTAATGTGTGTGCAGTTGAGATGCAATGGGTTGTGCCTATCTTGGGTAGGCTTGagaaactaaatataaaaaaactcag CAGTGGTGGATCTGACCAGCCTGAAGAGAGAATCCAAGAAGAAAACTCAAATTTGGAGAAGAAAGTTGCTGCTCATTCTGAGCCTCCTGAAGAGCGTGATAGCAGGATTCAAGCTGCCAGGGCACGTTTTCTAGCTCGCAAAGCTCAGAAATAG
- the LOC116028001 gene encoding non-functional NADPH-dependent codeinone reductase 2-like: protein MGSSIPEIHLSSGQGGRRMPVVGFGTAADPPVGPEVVKKAVLQAIVVGYRHFDTAALYNSERPLGEAIKEAIEKGVIQSREELFITSKLWCSDAHPQTVLPAINKTLQNLGVGYLDLYLIHWPVSSKGIAEYPIKKEDFEAMDFKGVWEAMEETQNQGFTKAIGVSNFSCKKLQTILSTAKITPAVNQVEVNPCWQQKKLRDFCKDHGILVVAYGPLGSVGTFYGTNRVMESGVLKEIAKAKGKSVAQVALRWGYEQGIGIIVKSYNQERMKQNLEIFDWELSEEDANKIGEISQARGCLGMDYTSEYGPYKSIAELWDGEL from the exons ATGGGCAGCAGCATCCCGGAAATCCACCTGAGCTCCGGCCAAGGCGGCCGGAGAATGCCCGTAGTGGGGTTTGGCACGGCGGCCGACCCCCCGGTCGGACCGGAGGTGGTGAAGAAAGCAGTTCTCCAGGCAATAGTGGTCGGGTACCGGCATTTTGACACGGCGGCTCTCTACAATTCAGAGCGGCCTCTGGGTGAAGCCATAAAAGAAGCCATTGAAAAGGGAGTGATTCAGTCCAGAGAAGAGCTtttcatcacctccaagctctGGTGCAGTGATGCCCATCCCCAAACCGTCCTTCCTGCCATCAACAAAACTCTCCA AAATCTTGGTGTGGGCTATCTTGATCTTTACCTGATACACTGGCCAGTGAGCTCAAAAGGGATTGCAGAATACCCAATAAAGAAAGAAGACTTTGAAGCCATGGATTTCAAGGGTGTGTGGGAAGCCATGGAAGAGACTCAAAATCAAGGCTTCACTAAGGCTATTGGAGTCAGCAATTTTTCCTGCAAGAAGCTTCAAACTATCTTATCTACTGCAAAAATCACCCCAGCTGTCAACCAA GTGGAAGTGAATCCATGTTGGCAGCAAAAGAAGCTGAGAGATTTCTGTAAGGATCATGGGATTCTTGTAGTTGCCTATGGTCCTCTGGGTTCTGTAGGAACTTTTTATGGCACCAACAGAGTTATGGAGTCTGGTGTGCTAAAGGAAATAGCTAAGGCCAAAGGGAAATCTGTTGCTCAG GTTGCTTTAAGATGGGGCTATGAACAAGGCATTGGCATTATAGTTAAGAGCTATAACCAGGAGAGGATGAAGCAGAATCTCGAGATATTTGACTGGGAGTTGAGCGAAGAAGACGCTAACAAGATCGGTGAAATCTCACAGGCCAGAGGGTGTCTTGGCATGGATTACACTTCAGAGTATGGACCTTACAAGAGCATTGCAGAGCTTTGGGATGGAGAGCTTTGA
- the LOC116028000 gene encoding zinc finger MYND domain-containing protein 15: MRWTSKLVFAGRRMECAGKGSRTPCSGQATRRCGRCRAVAYCSISHQVSHWSVHKKECERLEQQMNRADVLNDFPFTFTEEATVKVCEQSQSRCSFLVTQGVHCVGMWRWECGCGASVASLDVSRCIEGWNLSNTLCPCRGPSLPIPKRISNWKEYYEWRCIPLNSPVALLLHWPLTIYWGIQLAIMRSLISEIASEIHIHYIGPEKELYQLAVFGELCALFPGVRMHIYFVGNAVPQDRDGEVIALYSYCHCIETDCECKSLDINVDSCSSMDKSCPVMLHLCAGYYHDRYRDLSKDSSPNLIIAPNAGIAAYRSWLPTIELIKEMKVPALFSDYCEEAAHLATHCISSISGSPPSIPIQLNPFRQPLAVEDSALFLPCYSNCFLFGM; this comes from the exons ATGCGATGGACAAGTAAGTTAGTCTTCGCCGGAAGAAGAATGGAGTGCGCCGGAAAGGGGAGCCGAACCCCATGCTCCGGCCAGGCCACCAGACGCTGTGGCCGCTGCCGCGCCGTTGCCTACTGCTCAATCTCTCACCAG GTTTCACATTGGAGTGTTCATAAGAAAGAGTGCGAAAGGTTAGAACAGCAAATGAATCGCGCTGATGTTCTTAATGATTTCCCCTTCACCTTTACTGAAGAAGCTACTGTTAAG GTATGTGAGCAAAGCCAATCGAGGTGTTCATTCTTGGTAACACAGGGAGTTCATTGTGTGGGAATGTGGAGATGGGAGTGTGGATGTGGAGCATCAGTTGCTTCATTGGATGTATCAAG GTGCATTGAGGGATGGAATCTTTCGAATACATTATGCCCTTGTCGAG GGCCATCCTTACCAATACCAAAGCGTATAAGTAATTGGAAGGAATACTACGAATGGAGGTGCATCCCACTAAATTCTCCTGTTGCATTACTTCTTCACTGG CCACTAACCATATATTGGGGCATTCAGCTTGCAATTATGAGAAGCCTGATTTCTGAAATTGCTAGTGaaattcacatacattatatag GACCAGAAAAAGAACTTTATCAGCTCGCAGTCTTTGGAGAATTGTGTGCACTTTTCCCTGGAGTGaggatgcatatatattttgttggaAATGCAGTTCCACAAGACAG GGACGGTGAGGTGATTGCTCTTTATAGTTACTGTCATTGCATTGAGACAGACTGTGAATGCAAATCTTTGGATATCAATGTTGACTCCTGCTCATCCATGGATAAATCTTGTCCAGTCATGTTGCATCTTTGTGCAGGTTATTATCATGATCGCTACAGAGATCTATCAAAG gattcttctccaaacttaatAATTGCCCCAAATGCTGGTATTGCTGCTTATAGGAGCTGGTTACCAACAATT GAGCTGATAAAGGAGATGAAAGTTCCAGCACTTTTCTCAGACTATTGTGAAGAAGCTGCTCATCTCGCAACTCATTGCATTAGCTCAATTAGTGGCTCCCCTCCAAGCATTCCT ATTCAGTTAAATCCCTTCAGGCAACCTCTTGCAGTTGAAGACAGCGCTCTGTTTCTTCCTTGCTActccaattgctttctttttggtATGTGA